From Toxorhynchites rutilus septentrionalis strain SRP chromosome 2, ASM2978413v1, whole genome shotgun sequence, a single genomic window includes:
- the LOC129765409 gene encoding sperm-associated antigen 7 homolog: MDLLGSILGSMDKPPTRDKKEREIIEKQKKELEQMKNKERDELNRFRKYAEERLGRLVKDSNRRFMEFQPLDKVHRTVVHDIAEIAGLVAMSFGVEGVDRYIVVYKKEHMPSEEELAVRRNGDPWNKQTAEAYTQRRKQQKLLEEERQKKPLKEAEIAVPVSNYKDKYAHLIGQEAALEAAKKTETNKSYGYVPSENKRDIRSIEQTMADIQAKKKLKIQHENNVSHDSCTSGQI; this comes from the exons ATGGACCTGCTAGGATCAATTCTTGGATCGATGGATAAACCTCCTACTAGAGATAAAAAAGAGCGAGAAATCATTGAAA AGCAAAAAAAGGAGCTGGAGCAGATGAAAAACAAGGAACGGGACGAGTTGAATAGATTTCGGAAATACGCTGAGGAACGTTTAGGTCGTCTCGTTAAAGACTCCAATCGTCGATTCATGGAATTTCAGCCACTGGATAAAGTCCACCGTACAGTAGT ACATGACATCGCCGAAATTGCTGGCTTAGTTGCAATGAGCTTTGGTGTGGAAGGCGTAGATCGATATATAGTGGTTTACAAGAAAGAACATATGCCTTCGGAGGAAGAATTGGCAGTGCGTAGGAATGGAGATCCCTGGAATAAGCAAACCGCCGAAGCGTATACTCAAAGACGAAAGCAGCAAAAATTGCTGGAAGAAGAACGCCAGAAAAAACCTCTCAAAGAAGCCGAAATCGCAGTTCCTGTGTCCAATTACAAAGACAAATACGCTCATCTCATCGGCCAGGAAGCAGCTTTGGAGGCCGCGAAGAAAACTGAGACAAATAAATCATACGGTTATG TTCCTAGCGAAAACAAACGCGATATTCGTTCGATCGAGCAAACTATGGCTGATATTCAGGCGaagaaaaaacttaaaattCAACACGAAAATAACGTATCACACGATAGTTGCACAAGCGGACAGATTTGA